The Populus alba chromosome 6, ASM523922v2, whole genome shotgun sequence genome contains a region encoding:
- the LOC118052940 gene encoding uncharacterized protein isoform X2, translating to MEENSDARHQDSTSDSPDYSQVASRKPNLSSLQIPARSSLLEAEFTRIEITQSPSSAKPGLPPRPNSAKFKSTVKNLPPQRSLKGKALSEDGEKTVLIVPDTPPSDSTAAKPSTSRSFSLNKVLFPLKPANSLPVTPCGNSDPEAVLERNINSYSDDKVEVRHHIKRSLSVPVNIKTRSLRRTESGGGLFRVVLATPRPVAADSTSTNDASAIETASEDDGEDIPEDEAVCRICLVELSEGGDTLKMECSCKGELALAHQQCAVKWFSIKGNKTCDVCRQDVRNLPVTLLKIHNPQAAGRRPFTVSQQREVTHYRVWQDVPVLVMVSVLAYFCFLEQLLVSDLGPRALAISLPFSCVLGLLSSMIASTMAQCEPYTLCPAILIHWFWDCN from the exons ATGGAAGAAAATTCAGATGCCAGACACCAAGATTCCACGTCAGATTCCCCTGATTATTCTCAG gttGCTTCGAGGAAACCGAACCTGAGTTCACTACAAATACCGGCAAGGTCGTCGTTGTTGGAAGCAGAATTCACGAGAATCGAAATCACTCAAAGCCCTAGCTCAGCTAAACCAGGCCTGCCGCCGCGGCCGAATTCAGCCAAATTTAAATCGACGGTGAAGAATTTGCCTCCACAGAGAAGTTTAAAGGGGAAAGCTTTATCAGAAGATGGTGAAAAAACTGTCTTGATTGTTCCTGATACGCCGCCGTCTGATAGTACGGCTGCTAAGCCTTCTACTTCTCGGTCGTTTTCGCTTAATAAAGTTCTGTTTCCGTTAAAACCGGCGAATTCATTGCCTGTTACGCCGTGTGGGAATTCGGATCCTGAGGCGGTGCTGGAGCGGAATATTAATTCTTATTCTGATGAT AAGGTAGAAGTACGGCATCATATAAAGCGGTCGTTGTCAGTTCCGGTGAATATAAAGACTAGAAGTTTAAGACGGACCGAGTCAGGTGGAGGTTTGTTTCGTGTGGTCTTGGCGACTCCACGTCCGGTGGCAGCTGATAGCACGTCTACTAATGATGCCTCGGCGATTGAAACCG CGAGTGAAGATGACGGTGAAGACATTCCTGAAGATGAAGCGGTCTGCAGAATTTGTCTGGTTGAGCTCAGTGAAGGAGGTGATACTTTGAAGATGGAATGTAGTTGTAAAGGAGAGCTTGCGCTTGCGCATCAGCAATGTGCTGTGAAGTGGTTTAGCATCAAAGGAAACAAGACATGTGATGTTTGTAGGCAAGATGTTCGGAATCTTCCTGTAACATTGCTAAAGATACATAATCCTCAAGCAGCTGGTAGGAGGCCATTTACTGTATCTCAGCAGAGGGAAGTCACTCATTATAG GGTTTGGCAGGATGTGCCAGTTCTTGTCATGGTCAGCGTGCTAGCATATTTCTGCTTTCTGGAGCAACTACTG GTATCTGACTTGGGCCCTCGCGCTCTTGCCATTTCATTGCCTTTCTCTTGTGTTTTAGGTCTCCTTTCTTCCATGATCGCTTCCACCATGG CTCAATGTGAACCCTATACTCTCTGTCCTGCTATCCTCATTCACTGGTTTTGGGATTGCAATTAG
- the LOC118052939 gene encoding DEAD-box ATP-dependent RNA helicase 53, mitochondrial, which produces MLSTILRRSSSSYALAPNRAIAAITLLHHLQLTPATSPVLSRNVSLPGEIRPFSSFLTSPTISRDFHVKSGPLDFKASSVTQAGFAVADYGSDEEKGKGSEEGLEISNLGISKEIVNSLAKKGITKLFPIQKAVLEPAMQGKDMFGRARTGTGKTLAFGIPILDKIIEFNKQHGKGRNPLAMVMAPTRELARQVQKEFHDSAPSLDTICLYGGVPISSQMRELEYGVDVVVGTPGRIIDLMKRGSLNLSEIKHVVLDEADQMLGVGFVDDIETILSRLPKKRHSMCFSATMPSWIKQLVRKYLKDPLTIDLVGDSDKKLADGITLYSIASDMYAKASILGPLITEHAKGGKCIVFTETKRDADRLAYAMAKNHKCEALHGDISQNVRERTLSGFREGHFNILVATDVAARGLDVPNVDLIIHYALPRCSETFVHRSGRTGRAGKKGTAILIYTQDDARQVKLIERDTGCRFSELPKIAVDGASLDMYNDLGRGRSNSSGGFGNRGYGSGQGSRNSGFGRSNGQFSGSSHGGYNRSKPGNFGRSGSFGESGRSDRSSSFGDFGSGRSSSFGDFGSGRSSGKQKVPVFDPFGDSD; this is translated from the exons ATGTTGTCAACAATTCTAAGAAGATCATCCTCTTCTTATGCGTTAGCCCCAAATCGGGCTATAGCCGCCATAACCCTCCTACACCACCTCCAATTAACGCCTGCCACGTCACCAGTTCTTTCCAGAAATGTGTCTCTCCCCGGTGAGATTAGacccttttcttcatttcttactTCTCCAACCATATCTAGAGACTTTCATGTAAAATCTGGGCCGTTGGATTTTAAGGCGAGTTCGGTGACTCAAGCTGGGTTCGCTGTAGCTGATTATGGCTCCGACGAGGAGAAAGGGAAAGGGAGCGAAGAAGGGCttgaaatttcaaatttagGGATTTCTAAAGAGATTGTTAACTCTTTAGCTAAAAAAGGGATAACTAAACTGTTTCCCATTCAG AAAGCTGTGCTTGAACCGGCAATGCAAGGGAAGGACATGTTTGGCCGAGCTCGAACAGGAACAGGAAAAACACTTGCTTTTGGAATCCCTATACTCgataaaattatagaatttaaCAAGCAACATGg GAAAGGGAGGAACCCGTTGGCAATGGTTATGGCTCCAACAAGAGAACTTGCAAGACAAGTACAGAAGGAGTTTCATGATTCTGCGCCTAGTTTGGATACCATATGTTTATATGGGGGTGTTCCTATTTCAAGCCAAATGAGGGAGCTTGAATATGgtgttgatgttgttgttggCACACCTGGTCGTATTATTGATCTAATGAAGAGGGGTTCGCTTAATTTGTCAGAAATTAAGCATGTTGTTCTTGATGAAGCTGATCAGATGCTTGGTGTGGGATTTGTTGATGATATTGAGACAATCTTGTCAAGGTTACCTAAGAAGCGGCATAGCATGTGCTTCTCTGCTACAATGCCAAGTTGGATCAAACAACTTGTTAGGAAGTACCTAAAAGATCCACTGACTATTGATCTT GTTGGAGATTCTGATAAAAAGCTGGCTGATGGAATTACCCTCTATTCTATAGCTTCAGACATGTATGCAAAAGCATCAATTCTTGGTCCTCTGATTACA GAACATGCAAAAGGAGGAAAGTGCATTGTTTTTACTGAAACAAAGCGGGATGCTGATCGATTAGCATATGCCATGGCAAAGAACCATAAATGTGAGGCTTTACATGGAGATATTTCACAGAATGTGAGAGAAAGGACACTTTCAGGCTTCCGAGAGGGACATTTCAATATTCTAGTTGCCACTGATGTTGCGGCTCGTGGTCTTGATGTCCCTAATGTTGATCTG ATAATACATTATGCACTTCCTAGATGTTCAGAGACTTTTGTTCATCGATCTGGCCGTACTGGTCGCGCAGGGAAGAAGGGAACTGCAATTCTTATTTATACTCAAGATGATGCCAGGCAAGTCAAGTTAATTGAACGGGACACAGGGTGCAGATTTTCGGAG CTCCCTAAAATCGCTGTTGATGGTGCAAGCTTAGACATGTACAATGACTTGGGTCGTGGACGATCTAACTCATCTGGAGGGTTTGGTAACCGCGGATATGGATCCGGGCAAGGCTCCAGGAATTCTGGCTTTGGCCGTTCTAATGGTCAATTTTCTGGTTCCAGTCATGGTGGTTATAACAGAAGCAAACCAGGGAATTTTGGTCGTTCTGGCAGCTTTGGTGAGTCAGGTAGATCAGACCGCTCAAGCTCTTTTGGGGACTTTGGTTCAGGCCGTTCAAGCTCTTTTGGGGACTTTGGTTCAGGACGTTCTAGTGGAAAGCAGAAGGTTCCTGTTTTTGATCCTTTTGGGGACTCTGACTAG
- the LOC118052941 gene encoding probable glutathione S-transferase isoform X1 produces MAEEVKVFRSWSSPFPLRVIWALRLKGVTFDVICEDLFNKSPLLLQYNPVEKKVPVLVHNGKAICESLVILEYIEETWKQTPLLPEDPYQKANARFWAKFSDDKVIMQVFQSIKWDVLLKEGKEQEEGILASLQNLRYLEEELRGKKFFGGEAIGLADLALGWLAYYLNIFEEVAGLKLVDQESFPSLVAWMQEFANAPVVHGSWPDRDKLAEKLVAMREASLGKETRK; encoded by the exons ATGGCAGAGGAAGTGAAGGTTTTTAGGTCATGGTCAAGTCCATTTCCTTTGAGAGTCATCTGGGCACTGAGATTGAAGGGTGTTACGTTTGATGTAATATGCGAAGATCTCTTCAACAAGAGCCCTTTGCTCTTGCAATATAATCCTGTCGAAAAGAAGGTTCCTGTGCTTGTCCACAACGGTAAAGCCATCTGTGAATCGCTAGTCATTCTTGAATACATTGAAGAGACATGGAAGCAAACTCCTTTGTTGCCTGAAGATCCTTACCAGAAAGCCAATGCTCGTTTCTGGGCCAAATTTAGTGATGACAAGGTAATTATGCAG GTCTTCCAGTCAATTAAGTGGGATGTGCTCTTGAAGGAGGGAAAAGAGCAAGAAGAAGGGATACTTGCATCCTTGCAGAACTTGAGATATTTAGAAGAAGAGCTAAGAGGAAAGAAATTCTTCGGTGGGGAGGCAATTGGACTAGCAGACCTTGCACTAGGATGGCTTGCTTATTACCTTAATATCTTTGAGGAGGTAGCAGGTCTGAAACTGGTAGACCAGGAAAGTTTTCCATCCTTGGTGGCATGGATGCAAGAATTTGCAAATGCTCCAGTCGTCCATGGAAGCTGGCCCGATAGAGACAAGCTGGCTGAGAAGCTTGTTGCCATGCGCGAGGCCAGTCTTGGAAAAGAAACGCGTAAATGA
- the LOC118052941 gene encoding probable glutathione S-transferase isoform X2 — protein sequence MAEEVKVFRSWSSPFPLRVIWALRLKGVTFDVICEDLFNKSPLLLQYNPVEKKVPVLVHNGKAICESLVILEYIEETWKQTPLLPEDPYQKANARFWAKFSDDKVFQSIKWDVLLKEGKEQEEGILASLQNLRYLEEELRGKKFFGGEAIGLADLALGWLAYYLNIFEEVAGLKLVDQESFPSLVAWMQEFANAPVVHGSWPDRDKLAEKLVAMREASLGKETRK from the exons ATGGCAGAGGAAGTGAAGGTTTTTAGGTCATGGTCAAGTCCATTTCCTTTGAGAGTCATCTGGGCACTGAGATTGAAGGGTGTTACGTTTGATGTAATATGCGAAGATCTCTTCAACAAGAGCCCTTTGCTCTTGCAATATAATCCTGTCGAAAAGAAGGTTCCTGTGCTTGTCCACAACGGTAAAGCCATCTGTGAATCGCTAGTCATTCTTGAATACATTGAAGAGACATGGAAGCAAACTCCTTTGTTGCCTGAAGATCCTTACCAGAAAGCCAATGCTCGTTTCTGGGCCAAATTTAGTGATGACAAG GTCTTCCAGTCAATTAAGTGGGATGTGCTCTTGAAGGAGGGAAAAGAGCAAGAAGAAGGGATACTTGCATCCTTGCAGAACTTGAGATATTTAGAAGAAGAGCTAAGAGGAAAGAAATTCTTCGGTGGGGAGGCAATTGGACTAGCAGACCTTGCACTAGGATGGCTTGCTTATTACCTTAATATCTTTGAGGAGGTAGCAGGTCTGAAACTGGTAGACCAGGAAAGTTTTCCATCCTTGGTGGCATGGATGCAAGAATTTGCAAATGCTCCAGTCGTCCATGGAAGCTGGCCCGATAGAGACAAGCTGGCTGAGAAGCTTGTTGCCATGCGCGAGGCCAGTCTTGGAAAAGAAACGCGTAAATGA